The Erythrolamprus reginae isolate rEryReg1 chromosome 3, rEryReg1.hap1, whole genome shotgun sequence genome contains a region encoding:
- the ANGPT4 gene encoding LOW QUALITY PROTEIN: angiopoietin-4 (The sequence of the model RefSeq protein was modified relative to this genomic sequence to represent the inferred CDS: deleted 1 base in 1 codon), translated as MQVFLLALGALLAARGARGSQRRASEGVFRRRAHRVQQGRCTYTFVLPEAEPAPCHSPAGDPPGIHAPAAGLPREPFPASDGGPQASPKVRQLERILENNTQWLMKLENFIQMNIKTEMAHIQQNVVQNQTAAILEIGTNLLSQTAEQTRKLTDVETQVLNQTSRIEIQLLENSLSTNKLEQQLLVQTSEIHKLQDQNSILETRVRQMETKHLKELEDIRTEKDQLQQLVSHQSNTIDGLEKSLHVASSNASLLQQQQLHLLESVQNLVSMVSQGKVLLKKDDRMFQDCMAILQAGFNLSGVYTIHINNLTEPKKAFCDMETDGGGWTVIQRRINGSVSFQKTWKDYKQGFGAAAGEYWLGNEAVHYLTGQAPYTLRVELLDWEGNRAYAQYDKVRLAGERQRYRLALKGYKGSAGLQSALPLQGTSFSTWDSDNDNCMCKCAQMLSGGWWFDACGQSNLNGIYYPARHNIRKLNGVRWHYFQGPGYSLKATRMMIRPSSGREGA; from the exons ATGCAGGTCTTCCTCCTGGCCTTGGGCGCCCTCCTGGCAGCCCGGGGGGCGCGGGGCAGCCAGCGGCGGGCGAGCGAGGGGGTCTTCCGCCGGCGCGCCCACCGCGTTCAGCAGGGGCGCTGCACGTACACCTTCGTCCTGCCCGAAGCGGAGCCGGCGCCCTGCCACAGCCCCGCCGGGGACCCACCGGGCATCCACGCCCCTGCAGCGGGACTCCCCCGGGAGCCTTTCCCCGCCAGCGACGGCGGCCCACAAGCCTCCCCGAAGGTCCGGCAGCTGGAGAGGATCTTGGAAAACAACACCCAATGGCTCATGAAG CTGGAGAACTTCATCCAAATGAACATCAAGACCGAGATGGCCCATATCCAACAGAATGTGGTACAGAATCAGACGGCGGCCATCTTGGAGATCGGCACCAATCTTTTGAGCCAAACAGCCGAGCAGACACGAAAACTGACCGATGTGGAGACCCAG GTGCTAAACCAAACCTCGCGCATCGAAATACAACTCCTGGAGAATTCGCTGTCCACGAATAAGTTGGAACAGCAGCTTCTGGTGCAGACGAGCGAGATTCACAAACTCCAGGATCAGAACAG CATCTTAGAAACCCGAGTCCGGCAGATGGAAACGAAACACTTGAAGGAGCTGGAGGACATTCGGACCGAGAAGGACCAGCTCCAGCAGCTGGTGAGTCACCAGAGCAACACCATCGATGGTCTGGAGAAGTCCCTGCATGTGGCCAGCAGTAACGCCAGCCTCCTTCAGCAACAGCAGCTGCACCTCCTGGAATCGGTCCAGAATTTGGTCTCCATGGTCTCCCAAGGAAAAG TTCTTCTGAAGAAAGACGACCGAATGTTCCAGGATTGCATGGCCATCCTTCAAGCTGGATTCAAC CTCAGTGGGGTTTACACCATCCACATTAACAATCTGACTGAACCCAAAAAG GCCTTTTGTGACATGGAAACCGATGGAGGAGGCTGGACGGTCATTCAACGCCGGATCAATGGCAGTGTCAGCTTCCAAAAAACCTGGAAGGATTATAAACAG GGCTTCGGGGCTGCAGCAGgagaatactggctggggaatgaGGCTGTCCACTATTTGACCGGCCAGGCCCCCTACACTCTACGGGTGGAGCTTCTGGACTGGGAAGGAAACCGGGCTTATGCCCAGTACGACAAAGTCCGGCTGGCAGGCGAGCGCCAGCGGTACAG GCTCGCACTGAAAGGCTATAAGGGCTCGGCCGGTCTCCAAAGTGCCCTGCCTCTCCAGGGAACGTCCTTCAGTACTTGGGACTCCGATAACGATAACTGCATGTGCAAATGTGCTCAAATGCTCTCTGGTG GTTGGTGGTTCGATGCCTGTGGCCAATCCAATTTAAACGGTATTTATTATCCGGCTCGGCACAACATCCGAAAATTGAACGGAGTCCGCTGGCATTACTTCCAGGGCCCAGGATACTCATTAAAAGCCACACGGATGATGATCAGGCCTTCCAGTGGCCGCGAAGGGGCGTAA